The following coding sequences lie in one Heyndrickxia oleronia genomic window:
- a CDS encoding N-acetylmuramoyl-L-alanine amidase family protein, with amino-acid sequence MKIAIDAGHGKNTPGKRTPDNSLHEWEFNSGVVTKLINKLNTCENVSILRTDDPTGKTDVSLKSRTDKANKWGADVFYSQHGNAAYSTWNSANGLETFVYTSWPKDSLAFAKVVQEYVVKATGLRDRGVKAKDLHVLRETNMTAILQEGPFMSNKEESELLKSEEFREIYAEAVFKAFVAHFKLKIKEVSKSNVKEESKVEKKISFYTGGYSGESLLKIHNFLIQKGYYFKPTRNDGGSLSFEIGQFTEGTPKAKEMEQFLKSINAWYQIK; translated from the coding sequence ATGAAAATAGCAATAGATGCTGGACACGGAAAAAATACCCCAGGTAAACGTACTCCAGATAATTCCTTACATGAATGGGAGTTTAATAGTGGAGTAGTAACGAAACTGATAAATAAGTTAAATACGTGTGAGAATGTTTCGATATTAAGGACTGACGATCCAACAGGTAAAACAGATGTATCTTTGAAATCCAGAACAGACAAAGCAAACAAATGGGGTGCTGATGTTTTCTATTCTCAACATGGAAATGCTGCATACAGTACGTGGAATAGCGCAAACGGTCTTGAAACTTTTGTTTATACCTCATGGCCAAAGGATTCATTAGCTTTTGCTAAAGTAGTACAAGAATATGTTGTTAAAGCTACAGGGTTACGTGATCGAGGAGTAAAAGCTAAAGACCTTCATGTACTGCGAGAAACAAATATGACAGCAATCCTACAAGAAGGACCATTTATGAGTAATAAGGAAGAATCAGAACTATTGAAATCAGAAGAATTTCGAGAGATATATGCTGAAGCAGTATTTAAAGCATTTGTTGCTCATTTTAAATTAAAAATCAAAGAGGTATCTAAATCAAACGTAAAGGAGGAATCGAAAGTGGAAAAGAAAATTTCGTTCTATACTGGTGGATATTCTGGGGAATCACTTTTAAAGATTCATAATTTCCTTATTCAAAAAGGTTATTATTTTAAGCCTACTCGTAATGATGGAGGATCACTTTCCTTTGAAATTGGACAATTTACAGAAGGAACACCAAAAGCAAAAGAAATGGAACAATTTCTAAAAAGTATTAATGCTTGGTATCAAATTAAGTAG